The Candidatus Dormiibacterota bacterium genomic interval GGCGAGAGGGCCCGGCTCCACGGCCGCTACGACGCGCTGACCGCCGATCCGGAGGCGATGACGAGCACCGACGGCCTCGCCGCCTACGGCGACGTCGTCGACCGGCTCACCACCCTCGCCGCCTGGGAGTTCCCGGCCGAGCGCGACACCCTGCTCGCCGGCATGGGCCTGGGCGCGGCCGAGCTGCAGCGCCTCGTCTCCCAGATCAGCGGAGGCGAGGCGACCAAGGTGGCGCTCGCCGGCCTCCTGCTCGCCCAGCCCGACCTGCTCCTGCTCGACGAGCCCACCAACAACCTCGACGATCGCACCCTCGGCTTCGTCCGCGACTGGCTGCGGGGCACGCCGTCGACCGTCCTGCTCATCTCCCACGACCGCGACTTCCTCGACGACACCGTCGACGGCATCCTCGACATCGACGAGGAGACCGGCGGGGTGACCCTGTACGAGGGCGGCTACAGCGCGTACGCGGCGACCCGGGCGGAGGAGTTCGCGGAGGCCACGCTCGCCTTCGCGATGCAGGCGGCGCAGCGCGAGGCCCTGGAGGCGAGCGCCGCGATGCTGAGCGGCCGGGGACAGAGCTTCGAGGACCAGTCGGACAGCGGCTTCCACCACGCCAGGGGCGCCAAGGTGGCGCGCCGGGCCTCGGTCCAGCGCCGCCGCATCGAGCGCCAGCTCTCCGATCTGACCGAGCCGCAGCCGCCCCGCCGGCCGGACATCGTGGTGCCGCGCATCGACCGCCGGGAGGGGGCCCTGCTCTCGAGCCGCGGGCTGGCGGTGGGCCATCCCGGGAGCCCGCAGCTGCTCGGCGGCCTCTCCTTCGCGCTCGAGCACGGCCAGCGGATCGCGATCTCGGGACCCAACGGATCCGGCAAGACGACGCTGCTCCGGGTCCTCGCCGGCGACCTCCCTCCGCTGAGCGGCACCGTGGAGCGCGACCCCGGCGCCCGCACCGCCTACCTCCCCCAGTCGGTCGCGGACCCCGACACCACGATGCGGGTCGTCGACCACGCCCGCCGGGTCGCCGCCATCAGCGAGGACGACGTCCGCGAGCTGCTCGCCGGCGTCGTCTTCACCGACATCGGCGACTTCCCGATGGCCTGCTTCAGCGCCGGCGAGCGCCGCCGCATCGAGCTGGCGGTGTTCTTCGCCAGCCGGCCCGACCTGATCTTCCTCGACGAGCCCACCAACCACCTCGACCTGCCGACGATCGAGATCCTCGAGCGGGCGCTCCGCGACTATCGGGGGGCGATCGTCACCGTCTGCCACGACCGGCGCTTCCTCGCCTCGCTCGGGCTGGACGGCCTCCTGCTCCTCGACGGGCAGGGGGGCGTCGAGGCCCGCTCGGGGCAGGCGCTCGATCGCTACCTGTCGACCCGCAAGCGCCCCGCCACGCGGGGGATGCGGCGTCTGCTCAGGGAGTCGCCGGGGCGGTCGTGAGACCGCTGTCCAGGGTCCTACCCGCCGCGGTGGCCGCGTGCGCCGGCGGTGGCGCAGGGGCTCGGGGAGGGCGACGCGCTCGGGGTGTCGTGCCCGGCGGCGGCCGGCTCCTGGCCCTGGTCGGTGCCGCTCCGCGGGCAGACCCCGGGCGACCCCGAGCGGGACGGGGACGGCGAGCCCGACGGCGCCGGTGAGGCGGTCGCGGTCCAGCCGGCGGCCGGCGGCGGCAGCCCCGCCTTCCGGGCGAACGAGGCCAGGGTGTCGTAGCCGCTCACCTCGTTGCGCCGCAGCAGGAACGGCTGGGAGGCGTACTGGCGCGACCCCGGCTCGGTGGTCGAGGCGTCGGCGAAACCGGCGCTCGCGACCATCGCGACCACCCGGGCGGTGAAGATGCCGTAGGGGTAGGCGAAGTCGGCGACCGGCTGGCCGGTGAGCTGCTGCAGCACGGTGCGCGACCGGGTGATCTCGTCGGCCGCCACCTGCGGCGACACCGCGGCGAGGTCGACGTGGTGCATGGTGTGCGCCCCGACCGTCATCCCCGCGGCCACCACGGCGTGGAGCTGATCGACGGTCATGTAGCTCGACCTCCCCAGGAAGCCCGGCACCACGAACGAGGTGGCGGTGAGCCCGTT includes:
- a CDS encoding ABC-F family ATP-binding cassette domain-containing protein, with amino-acid sequence MSTATLAAAALDVEGLTLETSRRILIDGARFSVGAGRRVALVGRNGSGKTSLLEAILARLTGTEPPEHLTVRGSITAPEGATCGYLGQHPAALESAATVAGYLESRAGERARLHGRYDALTADPEAMTSTDGLAAYGDVVDRLTTLAAWEFPAERDTLLAGMGLGAAELQRLVSQISGGEATKVALAGLLLAQPDLLLLDEPTNNLDDRTLGFVRDWLRGTPSTVLLISHDRDFLDDTVDGILDIDEETGGVTLYEGGYSAYAATRAEEFAEATLAFAMQAAQREALEASAAMLSGRGQSFEDQSDSGFHHARGAKVARRASVQRRRIERQLSDLTEPQPPRRPDIVVPRIDRREGALLSSRGLAVGHPGSPQLLGGLSFALEHGQRIAISGPNGSGKTTLLRVLAGDLPPLSGTVERDPGARTAYLPQSVADPDTTMRVVDHARRVAAISEDDVRELLAGVVFTDIGDFPMACFSAGERRRIELAVFFASRPDLIFLDEPTNHLDLPTIEILERALRDYRGAIVTVCHDRRFLASLGLDGLLLLDGQGGVEARSGQALDRYLSTRKRPATRGMRRLLRESPGRS
- a CDS encoding polysaccharide deacetylase family protein, which encodes MTRFAHRPRRVAALVVTLAAAATAGVVVGAATGSPAPQHPLVASSLLQPAPAQTATPDATPESDGAAEPDDVTATSVATASPSPSPGPRHEGVPGHAQGGAAPPPPAAGPSVTVPILLYHYVRTNPVATDREGFRLSVTPANFARQMALLHADGAHTVSLADVMQALAGGTPLPPRPVVLTFDDGHDDFAYRAVPVLQENGLTATSFVVPGFLGRSSYMTVDQLHAVVAAGMTVGAHTMHHVDLAAVSPQVAADEITRSRTVLQQLTGQPVADFAYPYGIFTARVVAMVASAGFADASTTEPGSRQYASQPFLLRRNEVSGYDTLASFARKAGLPPPAAGWTATASPAPSGSPSPSRSGSPGVCPRSGTDQGQEPAAAGHDTPSASPSPSPCATAGARGHRGG